GCTGTGGGCGGAAACCTCCAAACGCGACGTCTCCTACGCGCTGTGCAACGATCGTCGCACGCTTCTGTGGTTCGCGAATCAACGCGCGGTCGAGTACCACCCGACACTGGTTCGCGCCGACGGCTGGGACCACGTCACGCACATCGTCTTGGATCTCGACCCACCCGATGCCGGCTCGTTCCCGGCGGCGGTCCGGGCGGCGCACCTCGTCCGTCAGGCGTTGTCGGATGCCGGCCTGACGGGTGCGCTCAAGACAAGCGGCGCGAAGGGGTTGCACGTGTTCGTACCGATCGACACGGATGCCACGATCGAAGACGCAGCCGCGGCGACCCGTGCCCTCGCTGCACGCGCTGAGCGGCTCGACCCCTCACTGGCGACGACTGCGTTCGTCCGGGAAGACCGCGAGGGCAAGGTGTTCATCGATTCGACCCGAGCCGGCGGAGCCACGGTCGTGTCGGCGTACAGCCCGCGAGTCCGGCCGGGCGCGCCGGTTTCGTTCCCGGTGGGCTGGGATCAGCTCGATCGGGTCACACCCGCGGAATTCACCGTTCATAGCGTCGTCCCGTTGATCGGTGAGCGTGATCCATGGGCCGAGCAGATGCAGAAACCGCAGCGACTGGACCCCGATCTGGTCGCGGAGGGACGTGAGATCCCCATCGCGCGCGTGCAGGCGATGCACGAGGGCAGGCGACGAGCCCGCCGCTCCTCGAAATCGTCCACGTAATTCCTTCTGAAAGCTGCTGCGATCGCAGCCTTGTTGAGCACCACCACCTCGATTACGGTGCCGCCAGGATGATGTATCGCGTCGAGGTGGTCCTCAGCGCGAACGTGGACGACGACACACTGCATGAGATTCTGATACGAGCGAACACCTACGCGATCGTCGAGCACGTCGAGGCGACGCGCACCGATCGCCGGGACTGCCTCGTCGTGGCACGCGTCGATGCTCCGGGTCCGGTCGCGGCACTCGGCTCAGTGCTAACCGTGCTCGCCCAGACCTCGGAACATCTGGGGTTGGGGGAGGAAGGCTCGCTTCGTCGGGTCGCCGTCGAGCGCGAGGAGCCGTCCGGCTCGCCGTGACCATCGGGGCATACCCTGCGGGCCGACGAGGGCACGCGCGCTAGGCCCCGTCCTGGTGCGCCACCCTAGCTGGGGGCGTCGATATCATTACCGACTCAGGCGGTTTGCAGATCCACGCGTCGCACGGCTGACAAGCAGTCGCTCCGGCGACCACGGTTGTCGGTACCAGCCAGCTGGCGAGGGAATGATGGACTCGATCGACAGATCTTCTTCGGAGGAACGGCCGTCGGCGCTGCTCAGCCTTCGTCGGCTGCGGCTGCGGTTTCGCGAGCCGTCCCTCGAGGCGGCGTTCCGCGCCGATCAGTACCGGCACAATCTCGGCAACATCCGGTTCGCGTTCGTGGCGGGTATCGGGCTCTGGGTATCGTGGGGGTTCCTTCTGCGCCCCCACATGCTCGCCCTCTCCGACCAGAGGCTCGATGCAGCGATCCGGTTCGGCGTGTTCATCCCCATGTTGATCATCGCTTTCGGGCTCACGTTCACGCGGTTCTTCGAGCGCGAATGGGAGTGGGTATCGGTCGTCATCGCCATAGCGACCCTCCTGACGTGGGTCTTCTACATCTCGCAGGTGCTGACGTTGCCTGCGGAGTATGGCTATGTGGGTGTCATCCTGATCACCGCGTTCACCTACACGCTGCTGCGGCTGCGGTTCATCTTCGTCGTCCTGATCACGGTGGTCGGTATCGCGACATACCTGCCGTACGCGTTCACGGCTCGGTACGTCGTCGACGTGAGCCGAGTGCTGGCGACGCTCTACCTGGTCTCGTTTGGCGCCCTCGGTGGTCTGGCCGCGTATCGGATGGAACGTTTCACGCGCCAGCTATTCCTGCGGGAGCGCCAGCTCGACGAGGAACGGCTACGGTCCGACCGCCTGTTGCTGAACATCCTGCCGCAGGCCATCGTCGACCAGCTCAAGACCTCCTCGGGCGGACGCATCGCGCAGGCCTTCGATGAGGTCAGCGTGGTCTTCGCCGACGCGGTCGGCTCCACCGATCAGGCGGCGCGGTGCAGCCCCGAGGCGTTTGCCGATTCGCTCGACGCGCTCTTCCGGCGGTTCGACGAGATCGCCGACCGACACGGCCTCGAGAAGATCAAGACCATCGGAGACGCATACATGGCTGTCGCAGGTGCACCGGTTCCGGTCGCGGACCATGCTGAAGCCGCGGTTGCAATGGCCCTCGACATGCTTGCCGAAGCGAGAGACATCCGGTGGCCGTCGGGGGATCCGATCATCGTGCGGGGCGGCGTAGCCAGCGGGCCGGCCGTCGCCGGAGTGATCGGGCATAAGAAGTTCGCGTACGACCTGTGGGGAGATACCGTGAACCTCGCGAGCAGGCTGGAGGAGCATGGAGAGCCCGGTCGCGTCCTGGTCTCGGAGTCGACGGCTGTGCGACTGGCCGATCGGTACGACTTCGCGCCCACTCAGATTCTGGATGTCGAGGGCAAGGGCCCCACGCCCATCCGCGTCCTGCTGGGCCGCCGCGCGGATGCCCCAATCACAGTGCCGTCCTTGGCTCATCCGGATTGACGCACATGAGAAGGGCAGTCCGGGTGGCGGCCGTCATGCCGATGTGCGTCGCGCTGGTCAGCTGCAGCGCGTTTAGTTCGGTACGGGAGGTGCCAGTCGGAGAGAGCGGCTCGATCGTTGTCGGCGTCTCCGGCGCCTTCCCGGAGAACCAGATCGTGGCGGAATTGTATGCACAGGTCCTGGAACGCGCCGGCTACACCGTCGAGCGGCAGCTCGATCTGCGGTCCCGAGAGGTATCGCAGAACGCTTTGGAGTCGGGCCGGATCGATCTGAAACCGGAGTATCTCTCGTCCCTCCTCCTTTCCATGGACCGGAACGCGCGGGCCTCGGACGATCCGGCCTACGTCGCCGGCCAGCTGAGGGCCCTACTCCGACCCAGGGGGATCGCCATCCTCAAGCCATCGCCCGCGGAGGACACCAACCAGTTCGTGGCGAACGCGAAGACGGCGCAGCGTTTCGACTTGACCACGATGAGCTCCCTGACACCCGTGGCGGGGGAATTGACCCTCGGGGCGCCACCCGAATGCGTTCAGCGAGCGTTCTGCCTGCCCGGGCTCTACCGAACCTACGGCATCATCTTCAACGATTTCCTTCCGCTGGACGTCGGAGGCCCGCAGACCGTCGCTGCGCTTCTGAACGACGAGGTGCAGATCGGCCTGCTGTTCTCCACGGATCCACGCATCCGTGAGCACGGGTTCGTTCCACTCGCCGACGACAGGTCCCTCCAGAATGCGGAGAACATCACGCCCGTTATCCGGTCGGAGGAGCTCAACGACGAGGTCCGCGAGGTGCTCAACTCCGTCAGCGCCGAGCTCTCGAGCTACACGGTGACAGAACTCGTGCGGCAGGTCGTTATCGACGGTGAGGACGTGTCGACCGTGGCCCGACGATTCCTCACCTCGAACGATCTGTCGTAAAGCGACTTGAGCTCGCGCCGACGGCCGTCTTCCGTTCGCGCTCAAGACACCGGTCCTTCGGTCACGACTGCTCCGGTCACGAGGCGAACTATGGTGAGCTCGTCGTCGTGCTAGGGAGTCGATATGGCCGGAGGCAGAGTTCGCCTACCACCACGGTGGTTCGTCGTCAGCGCCTGGTACGTGCACCGTCTTATCGTCCGGGTGAGCGGTCGGCGAAGAGGACTGTGGCCACCTCGCTCGACTAAGTGGGGAGCCCTGAGGCTCACCACACGAGGTCGACGCACCGGCGAGCCGCGAAACGTGATCCTCGGCTACTTCGAGGATGGGCCCAACCTGGTCGCGATGGCCATGAACGGTTGGGGTGCAGCCGAACCTGCTTGGTGGCTGAATCTCCAGACCCACCCCGACGCGACCGTCGAGTTGGCCGGTGGTATCCGCCGCCAGGTGCTCGGGAGGGCCGCGGCAGGCGAGGAACGTGAACGGCTTTGGCAGCGTTTTCGCGAGCTAGACCCGAACCTCGACGCCTACGCTGCGCGACGCCCGCGACAGACTGCCGTGGTCGTCTTCGAGCCACGCGGCGACTGAATAAGTCAGTGCTCGTCCATCGAGGGATTGCGCTTCAAATAGCTTGACCTCGATCGTGACGGTTTGGGCCATCGCGATCAGTCCCTCTTACTCGGCTCGTCGGGACGATCCGGTGGCGTCGACGATCCTTTCTGCCTTAGACGCTCCCGGATCGCCAGCTGCGCCTCGTTCACGGTGGCCGAGACAGCGTCGCCAATCGCGCCGACGGCGTCGCGAAGGTCCCGCTTCGCCTGCTCGTCGCGGAGCGTGTCGCCGAGCGCGGTGAACGCCCGGTTCAACTGGTCGCCGAGTTCGCGCGCCGCCTCCTCGAGTTTCCGCTCCGTCTCCTGCGGCGTCTCGGTCGCACCCGCTTCCTTGTACTGGTCGGCCAGCCGCCGTCCCCACGACGAGAACCGTTCGCCAACATTGGTCCAAGCGTCCCTCGCGGAATCTGCCATCGGCCCCACCTCCCGGTGCAGCCTACGTCGTCGAAGTCGGAGCGCTTCCACACCCGCTCGACGCCGCTCCGGAGGGGCCCCGGTGAGCACGGGCCCCACTCCGCCCGCCGCTACCTGTGCCCGGTCAAGGGGGTTGCGCTTCGTGCCGACACCCAACAGACCGGGTGGCGCCATGCTGCCCGGGTGTCAGGAGCGGCATGGTGGAACGGATCACGATCATCCTCGGTTTCTGTTCCACCGGAGTCTTTCTCGCCCTTGCCGCGATAGGTGTGCGGCGGGTACTCCGCGGGAGCGCGGCCGATCGGTGGCTCGCCGGCTGCTTTGCCTCGCTCGCCGCGGTCCTGCTCGCGACGTTGGTGCTCCCCGAGAAGGCCCCCGATTGGGTGGGGAAGGTCACGATCTGCGTGATCCTCCTATTCCCGTACCTGCTCTATCGGTTCACCTCGTCTTTCCATGCATCGAACCGCCGGCTCGACGCCGTCGCGCTCGCGGGGTTCGCGGTCGTGGCGGTGGTGTCTCTGTTCCTGCCTTCGGTGACCGAAACGGGGGGCCAAGGCCGCCCCGCGTGGCTCCTGGCCTATCTGGTGCTGTTCCTCGTGTATTGGTGTGGGCTGTCGACGATCGTGGTTGCGCGCTTGTCGCGATCGGGGCAGGGGCATCCCACCCTCACGCGTCGGCGGATGCGCCTGATGAGCATCGCCGCGGCGGGGCTCACCGTGGGCGTCTTGATCGCGAGCGCCGCGCCACAGGGGTCAGCGACATTCGAGCTGGTCCTGCAGTTGTTCGTGCTTGCGTCTGGGATTGCATTCCTGCTGGGCTTCAGCCCGCCTCGGACCCTGCGCCTCGCGTGGCGAACCCCGGAGCAGGAGGCCGCCCGCGCCGCCGTCAGCGAGCTCTTGCGCGCCGAGACAGCCACGGACGTCGCCCGGGTGCTGCTGCCGCACGTCGCCGCCATCGCCGGCGCCTCGGGCGCCGCCTTCGTCGATCCGGACGGACGAGTCATCGACTCGCACGACGCAACACCCCAGATGTTGGCCGCGATCGCCTCAACGGGTGCGTCCGACGACGGACACCATTACGAGCGGATCCCCGTGAGCGGGCACGGGTCGCTCGTGGTGTGGACCACGCCGTACACGCCGTTCTTCGGCAAGGAGGATCTCGACCTCGTTCGCGAGCACGGAGCCGTCGCCGCCCTCGCGCTCGAGCGCGCCGACCTGCTCGAGAGCGAGCGCGACTCGGCGGCCGCGGCCGAGCTCGCCCGTGAAGTCGCCGAACGAGCGAACCAGGCCAAGAACGAGTTCATGTCCAGCATGAGCCACGAACTCCGGACGCCGATGAACGCCATCCTGGGTTTCGGCCAGCTGCTGCAGGTGGCGCCGCTCTCGGAGGAAGATCGCGACAGCGTCGAGCACATCGTCAAAGCCGGTCGCCATCTCCTCGAACTGATCAACGAGATCCTCGACCTTTCAAGGATCGAGGCGGGCCGCCTGACGCTCTCCCCGGAGGCCGTAGAGGTGGGAGAGCTGCTGCACGAGACCGTGGATCTGATGCGCCCGACGGCCGCCAACCGGGCCATCGCGATCGAGATAGACACAATCCCCGACGGAGTCCACGTCTACGCCGACCGACAACGCCTGAAGCAGGTGCTGCTCAACCTGCTCTCCAACGCGGTCAAGTACAACCGGGACGCAGGCCGCATCGACGTGCGGACCACTCCCATCGAGCCGGACCGCCTACGGCTGGTCGTCGTCGACACCGGACCGGGCATCGCGGCGGCTCGGATGGACGGATTGTTCGAGCCGTTCGAGCGCCTCGGCGCCGAGGGAACGTCGATCGAGGGCACCGGTCTCGGCCTTGCTCTCGTCAAGCGCCTCACGGAGGCGATGGGCGGCACGATCGGCGTCGAAAGCGATCCTGGTCGTGGGTCGACGTTCTGGGTTGAGCTCGGCGTGGCCGAGTCGCCCGTCGCCGCGTTCGAGCGACTCAACGGGCAGGACGACCAAGCGGCTGACGAAGCTCCGAAGCACACCCTGCTGCTGATCGAGGACAACCTGTCAAACCTGGCGCTCATCGAACGCATCCTCCAGGCAAGGCCCGGCGTCGCTCTGCTCTCGGCCATGCAGGGCGGGCTCGGTCTCGAACTGGCGCGGCAGCATCTTCCCGAGCTGATCCTGCTCGACCTCCACCTGCCCGACATCACTGGGAGCGAGGTCCTGCATCGGCTGCGGGCAGATCCAGCCACTCGCGAAACGCCCGTCGTCATCGTCAGCGCAGATGCGACCCGCGGACGGATCAAGCGCCTCCAGGAGGAGGGCGCGAACGCCTATCTGACCAAACCGCTCGACGTCGTCCAGCTGCTCACGCTGATCGACGACGCATTGATGAACGGACACGCGATGAGGGCCGATGCGGGCACTTGATCAAAAGCTCGGTTCGAGCTCGGATGGAGAGGTCCGCACCGCCGTCGACTTTGCGTCGCCCGGGAGCGACGACGCATCGTTCGGTTCATTGGCCGATTCGAGGATCCTGATCGTGGACGACGAGCCGGGCAATGTGCAGCTCCTCAAGCGGATCCTGGTTCGCGAGGGCTACCGCCGCGTGACCGGGCTGTCGAATCCGCGCGAGGCGATGGCCGTGATCGACGAAGGTCGACTCGACCTGGTTCTCCTCGACCTCCATATGCCCGTCCTGGACGGGTACCAGATCCTGGAATCGATCACGACCTCGCTCGATCCCGCGCGTCGCGCACTGCCAGTCATCGTGCTGACGGCCGACGCGACGCCGGAGGCACGCCGCCGAGCGCTCACGTCCGGCGCCGCGGACTTCATCACCAAGCCGTTCGACGTGGTCGAGGTCGCCCTTCGGATCCGAAACACGCTGGAACGGCAACAACTCCACTCCGAGGTGCGCCGGCACAACGAGCTCCTGGAAGACCGCGTCCGGGCCCGCACCATGGACCTCGAACGCGCCCAACTGGAGACCTTCGAGCGCCTTGCCTTGGCGGCCGAGTACCGCGACGACGACACCGGCAAACACACGCGTCGAGTCGGGGGCGTCGCCAGGGCGATCGCGGAACAGCTGGGAATGGCCGCCAACGATCTCGACCTGCTCGAGCGGGCCGCCGGGCTCCACGACGTCGGGAAGATCGGCGTCCCCGACGGGATCCTGCTGAAGCCGGATCGCCTCACGCCGGAGGAGTTCGAGGTCGTCAAGACCCACACGGTGATCGGGGCGCGGATCCTGTCGGGAAGTCATTCCCCGCTTCTCCAGCTAGGAGAGATCATCGCGGGCTCGCACCACGAGCGGTGGGACGGGCGCGGGTATCACGGGCTTGCCGGTGAAGACATCCCACTTCATGCGCGCATCACCACGCTCGCTGATGCGCTCGACGCGATGACCACCGATCGTCCTTACCGAGCCGCGCGATCCAGAGAAGAAGCGATTGAAGAGATCCGACGGGAGCGCGGGGGCCAGTTCGATCCCAACGTGGTGGATGTCTTCCTGGACCTCGGGATCGATTCCCTGCGACATGCCTCCAGCGTGGTAGACGGCCAGGTGTAGTTCCACAACACGCTCTTCACGACGCTCATCGTTTGCTGACGGCCGTGACTGGTGCGCAGGTTCTGTGTGAGGAGTTGGAACACGTCACTCAATCGAACGGCCGTTGACCCCTGTGTCATCCTCCGTGGGTGAGGCGAAGGAGCCGGTCCCGGTCCCTCGTCGCCGTCAAGACGGTATTCGCCAACTTCGAGCTTCGGCGGGTGGAGCTCGCGTACCTGCTGTTCTACATCGCGAGGTGGGGGATGCGGGTCGCCATCCTCGTCTTCGCCTACCAACGCGGTGGGGTGGAGGAGGCCAGCCTCGTCGCGGTGATCATCGAGGTGCCGGCCGCGATCGTCGCTCCGATGGCGTCAGTGATCGGCGACGAGATCCGGCGGGATCGGGCGCTGCTCGCTGGGTACGTGGCGCAGGCCGCGGCCCTGGCGGGAACCGCCGGAGCGATCTATGCGGATGCTCCCAGCACCGTCGTTTACGGACTGACCGCGGTCGCGGCGGGATGCATGACGCTGACGCGTCCCGTGCAGTCGGCGCTCTTCCCGATGCTCGCGAACTCACCCGACCAGTTGGTCGCTGCGAACGTGGTCGCTGGGTCGATCTCCGCTGCGATGGCGTTCGTCGGTCCGGTCACGTCGGGCGTCCTGCTCGGCCTCGGCGGCGCGGAGCTCGCGCTGGCCGTGTACGGCGGACTGCTCTTGATCTCGGCGCCGCTCGTCGTCCGTCTCCAGCCGCATCCACCGCAGGCGCGGATCGGTGGTCACCCCCTCCACGAGGCGGCAGCCGGCTTCCGCGCCGTCGCTCGCGACCCGGACCAGCGACTGGTGGTCGGCCTCCTCCTCGGTCAGTCCTTCGTCCGAGGGTCGGTGGACGTGTTGGTGGTCGTCATCGCGCTGGAGCTCTTCGGGCTGCCATCCTCGGCTGTCGGCTTCCTCGCGTCGGCCCTGGGGGCGGGAGGACTCCTGGGGGCGGTGTGGGGGTTGCGGCTGGTGGGCAGGCCTTACCTGGCCGCCGCGATCGCTCTCGGTCTGCTCGTGTACGGGTTCGGGATATCGGCCGTCTCGCTGGCCGTGGTGGTCGCGATGGCCTTCGCGACCCTCGTCGGCGCCGGCTCCGGGCATGCCCTGGCCGACATGGCCGGACGGACCCTTCTACAGCGCATCGTGCCCGACCCGATCCTGGCCCGAGTGTTCGGCGTGCTCGAGGGACTGCATCAGGCGGGCGTCGCCGGCGGGTCCGCAGTGGCGCCGCTCCTCGTGTACGTCTTCGGGATCCGCGGAGGGATCCTCGTCGCCGGCCTCTTGTTGCCCACGGCGATCCTGATACTTCGCGGCCGGATCCGAAGCCTGGACGATCGCGCGATGCCGATCCCCGAGCGCGAGCTGGAGATCCTACGGTCGGTGGACATGTTCGCCTCACTACCTGCTCCCGAACTGGAGGGGCTCGCCGCGCGTCTTGCGGTGGTCAAGGCGGCGCCGGGTACCGCGATCGTGACCGAGGGGGAGACGGGCCATCACCTCTACGTGATCGAGGACGGCGAGGTAGAGGTCGTCCGGGACGGTCAACCCATGGCCATGCTCGGACCCGGCGACTACTTCGGGGAGATCGCGCTCCTTCGACACGTCCCGCGGACGGCGACCGTAGTGGCCAAGTCTCACTCGACGCTTCTCTCACTCGAACGCGAGGCCTTCCTCGAGGAGGTGACCGGTCATCCCGTCGTTCGCAAGACGGTGGACCTCACTGTGCAGGAGCGCATGCGGAACGAGTAGATCGTCAGTCCCAGTGCACGACGATCCACCCCCTCGAGCGGTAGGGACTCCACCTCCGCGACCACCGCGTTGCGTGCGGTCTTCAGGGGTCATCGTCACGGCTGC
The genomic region above belongs to Actinomycetota bacterium and contains:
- a CDS encoding ATP-dependent DNA ligase, whose protein sequence is MGGNEIRDGVTLTNLDEPLFEGANATKRDLVDYVDAVSDRLIAVLFDRPLSVIRVVRGGPPFMQKNVPKYKPEWVRTVSLWAETSKRDVSYALCNDRRTLLWFANQRAVEYHPTLVRADGWDHVTHIVLDLDPPDAGSFPAAVRAAHLVRQALSDAGLTGALKTSGAKGLHVFVPIDTDATIEDAAAATRALAARAERLDPSLATTAFVREDREGKVFIDSTRAGGATVVSAYSPRVRPGAPVSFPVGWDQLDRVTPAEFTVHSVVPLIGERDPWAEQMQKPQRLDPDLVAEGREIPIARVQAMHEGRRRARRSSKSST
- a CDS encoding adenylate/guanylate cyclase domain-containing protein, with product MDSIDRSSSEERPSALLSLRRLRLRFREPSLEAAFRADQYRHNLGNIRFAFVAGIGLWVSWGFLLRPHMLALSDQRLDAAIRFGVFIPMLIIAFGLTFTRFFEREWEWVSVVIAIATLLTWVFYISQVLTLPAEYGYVGVILITAFTYTLLRLRFIFVVLITVVGIATYLPYAFTARYVVDVSRVLATLYLVSFGALGGLAAYRMERFTRQLFLRERQLDEERLRSDRLLLNILPQAIVDQLKTSSGGRIAQAFDEVSVVFADAVGSTDQAARCSPEAFADSLDALFRRFDEIADRHGLEKIKTIGDAYMAVAGAPVPVADHAEAAVAMALDMLAEARDIRWPSGDPIIVRGGVASGPAVAGVIGHKKFAYDLWGDTVNLASRLEEHGEPGRVLVSESTAVRLADRYDFAPTQILDVEGKGPTPIRVLLGRRADAPITVPSLAHPD
- a CDS encoding ABC transporter substrate-binding protein, with product MPVGESGSIVVGVSGAFPENQIVAELYAQVLERAGYTVERQLDLRSREVSQNALESGRIDLKPEYLSSLLLSMDRNARASDDPAYVAGQLRALLRPRGIAILKPSPAEDTNQFVANAKTAQRFDLTTMSSLTPVAGELTLGAPPECVQRAFCLPGLYRTYGIIFNDFLPLDVGGPQTVAALLNDEVQIGLLFSTDPRIREHGFVPLADDRSLQNAENITPVIRSEELNDEVREVLNSVSAELSSYTVTELVRQVVIDGEDVSTVARRFLTSNDLS
- a CDS encoding nitroreductase family deazaflavin-dependent oxidoreductase, which translates into the protein MAGGRVRLPPRWFVVSAWYVHRLIVRVSGRRRGLWPPRSTKWGALRLTTRGRRTGEPRNVILGYFEDGPNLVAMAMNGWGAAEPAWWLNLQTHPDATVELAGGIRRQVLGRAAAGEERERLWQRFRELDPNLDAYAARRPRQTAVVVFEPRGD
- a CDS encoding ATP-binding protein — encoded protein: MERITIILGFCSTGVFLALAAIGVRRVLRGSAADRWLAGCFASLAAVLLATLVLPEKAPDWVGKVTICVILLFPYLLYRFTSSFHASNRRLDAVALAGFAVVAVVSLFLPSVTETGGQGRPAWLLAYLVLFLVYWCGLSTIVVARLSRSGQGHPTLTRRRMRLMSIAAAGLTVGVLIASAAPQGSATFELVLQLFVLASGIAFLLGFSPPRTLRLAWRTPEQEAARAAVSELLRAETATDVARVLLPHVAAIAGASGAAFVDPDGRVIDSHDATPQMLAAIASTGASDDGHHYERIPVSGHGSLVVWTTPYTPFFGKEDLDLVREHGAVAALALERADLLESERDSAAAAELAREVAERANQAKNEFMSSMSHELRTPMNAILGFGQLLQVAPLSEEDRDSVEHIVKAGRHLLELINEILDLSRIEAGRLTLSPEAVEVGELLHETVDLMRPTAANRAIAIEIDTIPDGVHVYADRQRLKQVLLNLLSNAVKYNRDAGRIDVRTTPIEPDRLRLVVVDTGPGIAAARMDGLFEPFERLGAEGTSIEGTGLGLALVKRLTEAMGGTIGVESDPGRGSTFWVELGVAESPVAAFERLNGQDDQAADEAPKHTLLLIEDNLSNLALIERILQARPGVALLSAMQGGLGLELARQHLPELILLDLHLPDITGSEVLHRLRADPATRETPVVIVSADATRGRIKRLQEEGANAYLTKPLDVVQLLTLIDDALMNGHAMRADAGT
- a CDS encoding HD domain-containing phosphohydrolase, giving the protein MRALDQKLGSSSDGEVRTAVDFASPGSDDASFGSLADSRILIVDDEPGNVQLLKRILVREGYRRVTGLSNPREAMAVIDEGRLDLVLLDLHMPVLDGYQILESITTSLDPARRALPVIVLTADATPEARRRALTSGAADFITKPFDVVEVALRIRNTLERQQLHSEVRRHNELLEDRVRARTMDLERAQLETFERLALAAEYRDDDTGKHTRRVGGVARAIAEQLGMAANDLDLLERAAGLHDVGKIGVPDGILLKPDRLTPEEFEVVKTHTVIGARILSGSHSPLLQLGEIIAGSHHERWDGRGYHGLAGEDIPLHARITTLADALDAMTTDRPYRAARSREEAIEEIRRERGGQFDPNVVDVFLDLGIDSLRHASSVVDGQV
- a CDS encoding cyclic nucleotide-binding domain-containing protein; the encoded protein is MRRRSRSRSLVAVKTVFANFELRRVELAYLLFYIARWGMRVAILVFAYQRGGVEEASLVAVIIEVPAAIVAPMASVIGDEIRRDRALLAGYVAQAAALAGTAGAIYADAPSTVVYGLTAVAAGCMTLTRPVQSALFPMLANSPDQLVAANVVAGSISAAMAFVGPVTSGVLLGLGGAELALAVYGGLLLISAPLVVRLQPHPPQARIGGHPLHEAAAGFRAVARDPDQRLVVGLLLGQSFVRGSVDVLVVVIALELFGLPSSAVGFLASALGAGGLLGAVWGLRLVGRPYLAAAIALGLLVYGFGISAVSLAVVVAMAFATLVGAGSGHALADMAGRTLLQRIVPDPILARVFGVLEGLHQAGVAGGSAVAPLLVYVFGIRGGILVAGLLLPTAILILRGRIRSLDDRAMPIPERELEILRSVDMFASLPAPELEGLAARLAVVKAAPGTAIVTEGETGHHLYVIEDGEVEVVRDGQPMAMLGPGDYFGEIALLRHVPRTATVVAKSHSTLLSLEREAFLEEVTGHPVVRKTVDLTVQERMRNE